A part of Patagioenas fasciata isolate bPatFas1 chromosome 28, bPatFas1.hap1, whole genome shotgun sequence genomic DNA contains:
- the STAT6 gene encoding signal transducer and activator of transcription 6 isoform X1, with protein sequence MGPAPFCCPLSLCCHHSCGHHLRALTSELELPATRPSDVTSSNNDVTHLPPTPPRQPCWQRCGGRSSRPWQWCWFKLRQMFRRKVQMFHGSPPCRRASRGTHPGVRWGSEGLLCVPPPLRQRPRRLRKPCRVEMARTAAAVRSAFLPRVAPGQDPPGWLCTAPSPCSPCPVGSAAPPGQCTPWYPNAGGMKAIAAPCTSSALQGLAADADANSGWAEITGDSCQDVPLEHRLPHAAGGVQRPLHGVSPQPALSPGRLAGEPALGVHQWLRRLLHQRGQRDAGGHAGEAPRRCRQRRAAVPDPAANQQRRDLTPVLSLLPAKLLEPCSACKPCFLNAYRRDPLRLVAVLRAILDGEKAAVLKRDRHLPLSFHQRQEELKFNLGLQRLQHRVREIQALRDSFAASLQPNVRDPQLKTEAKPPESELPSLILEAMKELEAVKQQVLKRIQIWKRQQQLAGNRAVFEENLAPLQKRCESLVEVHFQLHQQVMAASAELGAELLPRLLERFNEVLSSLVKSSFVVEKQPPQVLKTQTKFQASVRFLLGPQLLKAAAKPYMVRADMVTEKQARELALSAYSGTLSESTGEIMHNVVALETNPASGTCCANFKNVLLKKIKRCERKGSESVTEEKCAVLFSTTVALTPGNLSVHLQVLSLPIVVIVHGNQDNNAKATVLWDNAFSEIDRVPFVVAERVPWEKMCDTLNLKFMAEVQTTKGLLKDHYFFLAQKIFNDHSARPEDFQSRSVSWAQFNKEILPGRGFTFWQWFDGVLDLTKRCLKSYWSDRLIVGFISKQYVCKLLSTEPDGTFLLRFSDSEIGGITIAHVIRGKDGSSQVENIQPFSAKDLSIRSLGDRIRDLGQLRNLYPNIPKDQAFGSHYNKEQTGKDGRGYVSTAIKMTVESERDQQPQSTAGGPHDHPQAPMFTPPMLQPELHPESLQSVLSPMCPPAPFCPPSVPTGYQHPPGDTSINMMVSDSLGSFPSPSQMLSPPLVMDPALPRCQDIAFRNPMPFMHNQYLPGGPSPEPRDEEMPELAPFPPMVEAPLPSSPRWMPPSMDLPPSSDFEQFLHDMELEGPALCPPFAPPPQRSGYPSPGTSCWGSGESRWDDSARPGHA encoded by the exons ATGGGTCCAGCTCCCTTCTGCTGCCCCTTGTCACTCTGCTGCCACCACAGCTGTGGTCACCATCTCAGAGCCCTGACatcagagctggagctgcctgcAACCCGCCCAAGTGATGTCACCTCTTCAAACAACGATgtcacacacctgccccccaccccACCGAGGCAGCCGTGCTGGCAGAGGTGTGGGGGGAGAAGCAGCCGTCCATGGCAGTGGTGCTGGTTCAAGCTACGCCAGATGTTCAGGAGGAAGGTCCAGATGTTCCACGGAAGCCCCCCCTGCAGGAGGGCCAGCAGGGGCACACACCCGGGGGTGCGCTGGGGGTCTGAAGGGCTGCTCTGCGTCCCCCCACCGTTGCGCCAGAGGCCCCGGAGGTTGCGCAAGCCCTGCAGAGTGGAGATGGCCAGGACGGCTGCAGCTGTGCGCTCAGCATTCCTCCCACGCGTGGCCCCCGGCCAGGACCCGCCTGGGTGGCTCTGCACAGCCCCCTCTCcatgcagcccctgccctgtgggcTCTGCTGCCCCCCCAGGGCAGTGCACCCCGTGGTACCCTAACGCTGGTGGGATGAAGGCCATTGCGGCCCCTTGCACCTCCAGCGCCTTGCAGGGTCTTGCTGCAGATGCCGATGCCAACTCCGGGTGGGCCGAGATCACCG GTGACAGCTGCCAAGATGTCCCTCTGGAGCATCGTCTCCCACATGCCGCCGGAGGAGTTCAGCGGCCTCTTCACGGAGTTTCCCCGCAGCCTGCGCTGTCTCCTGGCCGACTGGCTGGAGAACCAGCCCTG ggAGTTCATCAATGGCTCCGACGCCTTCTGCACCAGCGTGGCCAGCGGGATGCTGGCGGCCATGCTGGAGAAGCtccgcggcgctgccggcagcGACGGGCAGcagtgccagatcctgcagcaAATCAGCAGCGTCGAG ATTTAACCCCTGTGCTCTCTCTCCTGCCAGCGAAGCTCTTAGAGCCCTGTTCTGCTTGCAAGCCCTGCTTTTTG AATGCCTACCGGCGGGACCCACTGCGCCTGGTGGCCGTGCTGCGAGCCATCCTGGACGGGGAGAAAGCCGCCGTGCTGAAGCGG GACCGGCATCTCCCCCTCAGCTTCCACCAGCGCCAGGAGGAGCTGAAGTTCAACCTGGggctgcagcggctgcagcaTCGCGTCCGTGAGATCCAGGCGCTGCGGGACAGCTTCGCGG cctctctgcaGCCCAATGTGCGGGACCCGCAGCTGAAGACAGAAGCGAAACCCCCGGAGAGC gagctgcccagcctgaTCCTGGAGGCCATGAAGGAGCTGGAGGCGGTCAAGCAGCAGGTCCTGAAGAGGATCCAGATCTggaagaggcagcagcagctggcggGGAACAGAGCTGTCTTTGAGGAGAACCTGGCTCCGCTGCAGAAGAG GTGCGAGAGCCTGGTCGAGGTTCACTTCCAGCTGCACCAGCAGGTGATGGCGGCAAGCGCAGAGCTGGGGGCCGAGCTGCTGCCCCGGCTCCTGGAGCGCTTCAACGAGGTCTTGTCCAGCCTGGTCAAGAG CTCCTTCGTGGTGGAGAAGCAGCCGCCGCAGGTGCTGAAGACCCAGACCAAGTTCCAGGCGAGCGTGCGGTTCCTGCTGGGCCCGCAGCTGCTGAAGGCGGCGGCCAAGCCCTACATGGTGCGCGCCGACATGGTGACGGAGAAGCAGGCGCGGGAGCTGGCGCTCAGCGCCTACAGCGGCACCCTCAG CGAGAGCACGGGGGAGATCATGCACAACGTGGTGGCCCTGGAGACCAACCCCGCCAGCGGGACCTGCTGCGCCAACTTCAAGAACGTG CTGCTGAAGAAGATCAAGCGCTGCGAGCGGAAGGGATCGGAGTCGGTGACGGAGGAGAAATGTGCCGTCCTGTTCAGCACCACCGTGGCCTTGACCCCCGGCAACCTGTCCGTCCACCTCCAG gtcctgtccctgcCCATCGTGGTCATCGTCCACGGGAACCAGGACAATAACGCCAAAGCCACCGTGCTGTGGGATAACGCCTTCTCCGAGATC gaCCGGGTGCCTTTCGTGGTGGCCGAGCGGGTGCCGTGGGAGAAGATGTGCGATACGCTGAACCTGAAGTTCATGGCAGAGGTGCAAACCACTAAGGGGCTCCTCAAGGACCACTACTTCTTCCTGGCCCAGAAGATCTTCAATGACCACAGCGCCAGACCCGAGGACTTCCAGAGCCGCAGCGTCTCCTGGGCCCAGTTCAACAAG GAGATCCTGCCTGGTCGGGGCTTCACCTTCTGGCAGTGGTTTGATGGAGTCCTGGACCTCACCAAGCGATGCCTCAAGAGTTACTGGTCAGACAG GCTCATCGTCGGCTTCATCAGCAAGCAGTATGTCTGCAAGCTTCTGAGCACCGAGCCTGACGGGACCTTCCTGCTCCGCTTCAGCGACTCGGAGATCGGAGGCATCACTATCGCTCATGTCATCCGGGGCAAGGACG GGTCCAGCCAGGTGGAGAACATCCAGCCCTTCTCTGCCAAGGACCTGTCCATCCGCTCCCTCGGCGACCGCATCCGCGACCTGGGGCAGCTCCGCAACCTCTACCCCAACATCCCCAAGGACCAGGCGTTCGGCAGCCACTACAACA AAGAGCAGACGGGCAAGGATGGACGGGGCTACGTGTCCACTGCCATCAAGATGACCGTGGAAAGCGAAAG GgaccagcagccccagagcaccgcgGGGGGCCCCCACGACCACCCCCAGGCTCCGATGTTCACCCCCCCCATGCTGCAGCCCGAGCTGCACCCCGAGAGCTTGCAGTCTGTGCTCAGCCCCATGTG CCCCCCCGCTCCGTTCTGCCCCCCGTCTGTCCCCACGGGCTACCAACACCCTCCAGGTGACACCAGCATCAACATGATGGTCTCCGACAGCCTCGGGTCCTTCCCCAG cccctcgcaGATGCTCTCGCCGCCCCTGGTGATGGACCCCGCGCTGCCGCGCTGCCAGGACATCGCCTTCAGGAACCCCAT GCCCTTCATGCACAACCAGTACCTGCCCGGGGGCCCCTCGCCAGAGCCGCGGGACGAGGAGATGCCTGAGCTGGCCCCGTTCCCCCCCATGGTGGAGGCACCACTGCCGAGCTCCCCACGGTG gatgccacccAGCATGGACCTGCCCCCCAGCTCGGACTTTGAGCAGTTCCTGCACGACATGGAGCTGGAGGGCCCCGCGCTGTGCCCCCCCTTTGCGCCCCCCCCGCAGCGCAGCGGGTACCCCAGCCCCGGCACATCTTGCTGGGGGTCAGGGGAGTCGCGGTGGGACGACAGCGCCCGGCCGGGACACGCGTGA
- the STAT6 gene encoding signal transducer and activator of transcription 6 isoform X2 has product MGPAPFCCPLSLCCHHSCGHHLRALTSELELPATRPSDVTSSNNDVTHLPPTPPRQPCWQRCGGRSSRPWQWCWFKLRQMFRRKVQMFHGSPPCRRASRGTHPGVRWGSEGLLCVPPPLRQRPRRLRKPCRVEMARTAAAVRSAFLPRVAPGQDPPGWLCTAPSPCSPCPVGSAAPPGQCTPWYPNAGGMKAIAAPCTSSALQGLAADADANSGWAEITGDSCQDVPLEHRLPHAAGGVQRPLHGVSPQPALSPGRLAGEPALGVHQWLRRLLHQRGQRDAGGHAGEAPRRCRQRRAAVPDPAANQQRRAKLLEPCSACKPCFLNAYRRDPLRLVAVLRAILDGEKAAVLKRDRHLPLSFHQRQEELKFNLGLQRLQHRVREIQALRDSFAASLQPNVRDPQLKTEAKPPESELPSLILEAMKELEAVKQQVLKRIQIWKRQQQLAGNRAVFEENLAPLQKRCESLVEVHFQLHQQVMAASAELGAELLPRLLERFNEVLSSLVKSSFVVEKQPPQVLKTQTKFQASVRFLLGPQLLKAAAKPYMVRADMVTEKQARELALSAYSGTLSESTGEIMHNVVALETNPASGTCCANFKNVLLKKIKRCERKGSESVTEEKCAVLFSTTVALTPGNLSVHLQVLSLPIVVIVHGNQDNNAKATVLWDNAFSEIDRVPFVVAERVPWEKMCDTLNLKFMAEVQTTKGLLKDHYFFLAQKIFNDHSARPEDFQSRSVSWAQFNKEILPGRGFTFWQWFDGVLDLTKRCLKSYWSDRLIVGFISKQYVCKLLSTEPDGTFLLRFSDSEIGGITIAHVIRGKDGSSQVENIQPFSAKDLSIRSLGDRIRDLGQLRNLYPNIPKDQAFGSHYNKEQTGKDGRGYVSTAIKMTVESERDQQPQSTAGGPHDHPQAPMFTPPMLQPELHPESLQSVLSPMCPPAPFCPPSVPTGYQHPPGDTSINMMVSDSLGSFPSPSQMLSPPLVMDPALPRCQDIAFRNPMPFMHNQYLPGGPSPEPRDEEMPELAPFPPMVEAPLPSSPRWMPPSMDLPPSSDFEQFLHDMELEGPALCPPFAPPPQRSGYPSPGTSCWGSGESRWDDSARPGHA; this is encoded by the exons ATGGGTCCAGCTCCCTTCTGCTGCCCCTTGTCACTCTGCTGCCACCACAGCTGTGGTCACCATCTCAGAGCCCTGACatcagagctggagctgcctgcAACCCGCCCAAGTGATGTCACCTCTTCAAACAACGATgtcacacacctgccccccaccccACCGAGGCAGCCGTGCTGGCAGAGGTGTGGGGGGAGAAGCAGCCGTCCATGGCAGTGGTGCTGGTTCAAGCTACGCCAGATGTTCAGGAGGAAGGTCCAGATGTTCCACGGAAGCCCCCCCTGCAGGAGGGCCAGCAGGGGCACACACCCGGGGGTGCGCTGGGGGTCTGAAGGGCTGCTCTGCGTCCCCCCACCGTTGCGCCAGAGGCCCCGGAGGTTGCGCAAGCCCTGCAGAGTGGAGATGGCCAGGACGGCTGCAGCTGTGCGCTCAGCATTCCTCCCACGCGTGGCCCCCGGCCAGGACCCGCCTGGGTGGCTCTGCACAGCCCCCTCTCcatgcagcccctgccctgtgggcTCTGCTGCCCCCCCAGGGCAGTGCACCCCGTGGTACCCTAACGCTGGTGGGATGAAGGCCATTGCGGCCCCTTGCACCTCCAGCGCCTTGCAGGGTCTTGCTGCAGATGCCGATGCCAACTCCGGGTGGGCCGAGATCACCG GTGACAGCTGCCAAGATGTCCCTCTGGAGCATCGTCTCCCACATGCCGCCGGAGGAGTTCAGCGGCCTCTTCACGGAGTTTCCCCGCAGCCTGCGCTGTCTCCTGGCCGACTGGCTGGAGAACCAGCCCTG ggAGTTCATCAATGGCTCCGACGCCTTCTGCACCAGCGTGGCCAGCGGGATGCTGGCGGCCATGCTGGAGAAGCtccgcggcgctgccggcagcGACGGGCAGcagtgccagatcctgcagcaAATCAGCAGCGTCGAG CGAAGCTCTTAGAGCCCTGTTCTGCTTGCAAGCCCTGCTTTTTG AATGCCTACCGGCGGGACCCACTGCGCCTGGTGGCCGTGCTGCGAGCCATCCTGGACGGGGAGAAAGCCGCCGTGCTGAAGCGG GACCGGCATCTCCCCCTCAGCTTCCACCAGCGCCAGGAGGAGCTGAAGTTCAACCTGGggctgcagcggctgcagcaTCGCGTCCGTGAGATCCAGGCGCTGCGGGACAGCTTCGCGG cctctctgcaGCCCAATGTGCGGGACCCGCAGCTGAAGACAGAAGCGAAACCCCCGGAGAGC gagctgcccagcctgaTCCTGGAGGCCATGAAGGAGCTGGAGGCGGTCAAGCAGCAGGTCCTGAAGAGGATCCAGATCTggaagaggcagcagcagctggcggGGAACAGAGCTGTCTTTGAGGAGAACCTGGCTCCGCTGCAGAAGAG GTGCGAGAGCCTGGTCGAGGTTCACTTCCAGCTGCACCAGCAGGTGATGGCGGCAAGCGCAGAGCTGGGGGCCGAGCTGCTGCCCCGGCTCCTGGAGCGCTTCAACGAGGTCTTGTCCAGCCTGGTCAAGAG CTCCTTCGTGGTGGAGAAGCAGCCGCCGCAGGTGCTGAAGACCCAGACCAAGTTCCAGGCGAGCGTGCGGTTCCTGCTGGGCCCGCAGCTGCTGAAGGCGGCGGCCAAGCCCTACATGGTGCGCGCCGACATGGTGACGGAGAAGCAGGCGCGGGAGCTGGCGCTCAGCGCCTACAGCGGCACCCTCAG CGAGAGCACGGGGGAGATCATGCACAACGTGGTGGCCCTGGAGACCAACCCCGCCAGCGGGACCTGCTGCGCCAACTTCAAGAACGTG CTGCTGAAGAAGATCAAGCGCTGCGAGCGGAAGGGATCGGAGTCGGTGACGGAGGAGAAATGTGCCGTCCTGTTCAGCACCACCGTGGCCTTGACCCCCGGCAACCTGTCCGTCCACCTCCAG gtcctgtccctgcCCATCGTGGTCATCGTCCACGGGAACCAGGACAATAACGCCAAAGCCACCGTGCTGTGGGATAACGCCTTCTCCGAGATC gaCCGGGTGCCTTTCGTGGTGGCCGAGCGGGTGCCGTGGGAGAAGATGTGCGATACGCTGAACCTGAAGTTCATGGCAGAGGTGCAAACCACTAAGGGGCTCCTCAAGGACCACTACTTCTTCCTGGCCCAGAAGATCTTCAATGACCACAGCGCCAGACCCGAGGACTTCCAGAGCCGCAGCGTCTCCTGGGCCCAGTTCAACAAG GAGATCCTGCCTGGTCGGGGCTTCACCTTCTGGCAGTGGTTTGATGGAGTCCTGGACCTCACCAAGCGATGCCTCAAGAGTTACTGGTCAGACAG GCTCATCGTCGGCTTCATCAGCAAGCAGTATGTCTGCAAGCTTCTGAGCACCGAGCCTGACGGGACCTTCCTGCTCCGCTTCAGCGACTCGGAGATCGGAGGCATCACTATCGCTCATGTCATCCGGGGCAAGGACG GGTCCAGCCAGGTGGAGAACATCCAGCCCTTCTCTGCCAAGGACCTGTCCATCCGCTCCCTCGGCGACCGCATCCGCGACCTGGGGCAGCTCCGCAACCTCTACCCCAACATCCCCAAGGACCAGGCGTTCGGCAGCCACTACAACA AAGAGCAGACGGGCAAGGATGGACGGGGCTACGTGTCCACTGCCATCAAGATGACCGTGGAAAGCGAAAG GgaccagcagccccagagcaccgcgGGGGGCCCCCACGACCACCCCCAGGCTCCGATGTTCACCCCCCCCATGCTGCAGCCCGAGCTGCACCCCGAGAGCTTGCAGTCTGTGCTCAGCCCCATGTG CCCCCCCGCTCCGTTCTGCCCCCCGTCTGTCCCCACGGGCTACCAACACCCTCCAGGTGACACCAGCATCAACATGATGGTCTCCGACAGCCTCGGGTCCTTCCCCAG cccctcgcaGATGCTCTCGCCGCCCCTGGTGATGGACCCCGCGCTGCCGCGCTGCCAGGACATCGCCTTCAGGAACCCCAT GCCCTTCATGCACAACCAGTACCTGCCCGGGGGCCCCTCGCCAGAGCCGCGGGACGAGGAGATGCCTGAGCTGGCCCCGTTCCCCCCCATGGTGGAGGCACCACTGCCGAGCTCCCCACGGTG gatgccacccAGCATGGACCTGCCCCCCAGCTCGGACTTTGAGCAGTTCCTGCACGACATGGAGCTGGAGGGCCCCGCGCTGTGCCCCCCCTTTGCGCCCCCCCCGCAGCGCAGCGGGTACCCCAGCCCCGGCACATCTTGCTGGGGGTCAGGGGAGTCGCGGTGGGACGACAGCGCCCGGCCGGGACACGCGTGA
- the STAT6 gene encoding signal transducer and activator of transcription 6 isoform X3 gives MPMPTPGGPRSPVTAAKMSLWSIVSHMPPEEFSGLFTEFPRSLRCLLADWLENQPWEFINGSDAFCTSVASGMLAAMLEKLRGAAGSDGQQCQILQQISSVELLEPCSACKPCFLNAYRRDPLRLVAVLRAILDGEKAAVLKRDRHLPLSFHQRQEELKFNLGLQRLQHRVREIQALRDSFAASLQPNVRDPQLKTEAKPPESELPSLILEAMKELEAVKQQVLKRIQIWKRQQQLAGNRAVFEENLAPLQKRCESLVEVHFQLHQQVMAASAELGAELLPRLLERFNEVLSSLVKSSFVVEKQPPQVLKTQTKFQASVRFLLGPQLLKAAAKPYMVRADMVTEKQARELALSAYSGTLSESTGEIMHNVVALETNPASGTCCANFKNVLLKKIKRCERKGSESVTEEKCAVLFSTTVALTPGNLSVHLQVLSLPIVVIVHGNQDNNAKATVLWDNAFSEIDRVPFVVAERVPWEKMCDTLNLKFMAEVQTTKGLLKDHYFFLAQKIFNDHSARPEDFQSRSVSWAQFNKEILPGRGFTFWQWFDGVLDLTKRCLKSYWSDRLIVGFISKQYVCKLLSTEPDGTFLLRFSDSEIGGITIAHVIRGKDGSSQVENIQPFSAKDLSIRSLGDRIRDLGQLRNLYPNIPKDQAFGSHYNKEQTGKDGRGYVSTAIKMTVESERDQQPQSTAGGPHDHPQAPMFTPPMLQPELHPESLQSVLSPMCPPAPFCPPSVPTGYQHPPGDTSINMMVSDSLGSFPSPSQMLSPPLVMDPALPRCQDIAFRNPMPFMHNQYLPGGPSPEPRDEEMPELAPFPPMVEAPLPSSPRWMPPSMDLPPSSDFEQFLHDMELEGPALCPPFAPPPQRSGYPSPGTSCWGSGESRWDDSARPGHA, from the exons ATGCCGATGCCAACTCCGGGTGGGCCGAGATCACCG GTGACAGCTGCCAAGATGTCCCTCTGGAGCATCGTCTCCCACATGCCGCCGGAGGAGTTCAGCGGCCTCTTCACGGAGTTTCCCCGCAGCCTGCGCTGTCTCCTGGCCGACTGGCTGGAGAACCAGCCCTG ggAGTTCATCAATGGCTCCGACGCCTTCTGCACCAGCGTGGCCAGCGGGATGCTGGCGGCCATGCTGGAGAAGCtccgcggcgctgccggcagcGACGGGCAGcagtgccagatcctgcagcaAATCAGCAGCGTCGAG CTCTTAGAGCCCTGTTCTGCTTGCAAGCCCTGCTTTTTG AATGCCTACCGGCGGGACCCACTGCGCCTGGTGGCCGTGCTGCGAGCCATCCTGGACGGGGAGAAAGCCGCCGTGCTGAAGCGG GACCGGCATCTCCCCCTCAGCTTCCACCAGCGCCAGGAGGAGCTGAAGTTCAACCTGGggctgcagcggctgcagcaTCGCGTCCGTGAGATCCAGGCGCTGCGGGACAGCTTCGCGG cctctctgcaGCCCAATGTGCGGGACCCGCAGCTGAAGACAGAAGCGAAACCCCCGGAGAGC gagctgcccagcctgaTCCTGGAGGCCATGAAGGAGCTGGAGGCGGTCAAGCAGCAGGTCCTGAAGAGGATCCAGATCTggaagaggcagcagcagctggcggGGAACAGAGCTGTCTTTGAGGAGAACCTGGCTCCGCTGCAGAAGAG GTGCGAGAGCCTGGTCGAGGTTCACTTCCAGCTGCACCAGCAGGTGATGGCGGCAAGCGCAGAGCTGGGGGCCGAGCTGCTGCCCCGGCTCCTGGAGCGCTTCAACGAGGTCTTGTCCAGCCTGGTCAAGAG CTCCTTCGTGGTGGAGAAGCAGCCGCCGCAGGTGCTGAAGACCCAGACCAAGTTCCAGGCGAGCGTGCGGTTCCTGCTGGGCCCGCAGCTGCTGAAGGCGGCGGCCAAGCCCTACATGGTGCGCGCCGACATGGTGACGGAGAAGCAGGCGCGGGAGCTGGCGCTCAGCGCCTACAGCGGCACCCTCAG CGAGAGCACGGGGGAGATCATGCACAACGTGGTGGCCCTGGAGACCAACCCCGCCAGCGGGACCTGCTGCGCCAACTTCAAGAACGTG CTGCTGAAGAAGATCAAGCGCTGCGAGCGGAAGGGATCGGAGTCGGTGACGGAGGAGAAATGTGCCGTCCTGTTCAGCACCACCGTGGCCTTGACCCCCGGCAACCTGTCCGTCCACCTCCAG gtcctgtccctgcCCATCGTGGTCATCGTCCACGGGAACCAGGACAATAACGCCAAAGCCACCGTGCTGTGGGATAACGCCTTCTCCGAGATC gaCCGGGTGCCTTTCGTGGTGGCCGAGCGGGTGCCGTGGGAGAAGATGTGCGATACGCTGAACCTGAAGTTCATGGCAGAGGTGCAAACCACTAAGGGGCTCCTCAAGGACCACTACTTCTTCCTGGCCCAGAAGATCTTCAATGACCACAGCGCCAGACCCGAGGACTTCCAGAGCCGCAGCGTCTCCTGGGCCCAGTTCAACAAG GAGATCCTGCCTGGTCGGGGCTTCACCTTCTGGCAGTGGTTTGATGGAGTCCTGGACCTCACCAAGCGATGCCTCAAGAGTTACTGGTCAGACAG GCTCATCGTCGGCTTCATCAGCAAGCAGTATGTCTGCAAGCTTCTGAGCACCGAGCCTGACGGGACCTTCCTGCTCCGCTTCAGCGACTCGGAGATCGGAGGCATCACTATCGCTCATGTCATCCGGGGCAAGGACG GGTCCAGCCAGGTGGAGAACATCCAGCCCTTCTCTGCCAAGGACCTGTCCATCCGCTCCCTCGGCGACCGCATCCGCGACCTGGGGCAGCTCCGCAACCTCTACCCCAACATCCCCAAGGACCAGGCGTTCGGCAGCCACTACAACA AAGAGCAGACGGGCAAGGATGGACGGGGCTACGTGTCCACTGCCATCAAGATGACCGTGGAAAGCGAAAG GgaccagcagccccagagcaccgcgGGGGGCCCCCACGACCACCCCCAGGCTCCGATGTTCACCCCCCCCATGCTGCAGCCCGAGCTGCACCCCGAGAGCTTGCAGTCTGTGCTCAGCCCCATGTG CCCCCCCGCTCCGTTCTGCCCCCCGTCTGTCCCCACGGGCTACCAACACCCTCCAGGTGACACCAGCATCAACATGATGGTCTCCGACAGCCTCGGGTCCTTCCCCAG cccctcgcaGATGCTCTCGCCGCCCCTGGTGATGGACCCCGCGCTGCCGCGCTGCCAGGACATCGCCTTCAGGAACCCCAT GCCCTTCATGCACAACCAGTACCTGCCCGGGGGCCCCTCGCCAGAGCCGCGGGACGAGGAGATGCCTGAGCTGGCCCCGTTCCCCCCCATGGTGGAGGCACCACTGCCGAGCTCCCCACGGTG gatgccacccAGCATGGACCTGCCCCCCAGCTCGGACTTTGAGCAGTTCCTGCACGACATGGAGCTGGAGGGCCCCGCGCTGTGCCCCCCCTTTGCGCCCCCCCCGCAGCGCAGCGGGTACCCCAGCCCCGGCACATCTTGCTGGGGGTCAGGGGAGTCGCGGTGGGACGACAGCGCCCGGCCGGGACACGCGTGA